The Prevotella melaninogenica genome window below encodes:
- the guaA gene encoding glutamine-hydrolyzing GMP synthase produces MQQKIIILDFGSQTTQLIGRRVRELDTFCEILPYNKFPKDDPSVIGVILSGSPYSVHDPEAFKVDLSQFIGKIPVLGICYGAQYISYSNGGKVEQTGTREYGRANLESIDLNNRLFAGFEKGSQVWMSHGDTITAIPEDYDIIASTGDVKYAAFASKTQPVWAVQFHPEVYHSLQGKKLLENFVVNICGSEQEWSAASFVESAVQEIREQVGNDRVILGLSGGVDSSVCAVLLNKAIGKNLTCIFVDHGMLRKNEFTKVMDAYKGLGLNVIGVDASEQFFKDLEGVTDPEQKRKIIGRDFVEVFNAEAKKITDAKWLAQGTIYPDRIESLSITGMVIKSHHNVGGLPEEMHLQLCEPLRWLFKDEVRRVGYELGMPERLIKRHPFPGPGLAVRILGDITRDKVRILQDADDIYIEKMHDYTMPDGTSLYDHVWQAGTVLLSTIRSVGVMGDERTYEHPVALRAVTSMDAMTADWAHLPYDFMADVSNEIIRKVKGVNRVCYDISSKPPSTIEWE; encoded by the coding sequence ATGCAACAGAAGATTATCATTTTGGATTTCGGCTCACAGACAACCCAGCTTATTGGCCGTCGTGTACGTGAGTTGGATACCTTCTGCGAGATCCTCCCTTACAACAAGTTCCCGAAGGACGACCCATCTGTGATTGGTGTGATTCTTTCTGGTTCACCTTATTCCGTACATGACCCAGAGGCTTTCAAGGTAGACCTCAGTCAGTTTATCGGTAAGATTCCAGTGCTCGGTATCTGTTATGGTGCTCAGTACATCTCTTATTCAAATGGAGGTAAGGTTGAGCAGACGGGTACACGTGAGTATGGTCGTGCCAACTTAGAGAGTATCGACCTTAACAACCGCCTTTTTGCAGGCTTTGAGAAAGGTTCGCAGGTATGGATGAGTCATGGTGATACGATTACAGCAATCCCAGAGGATTACGACATTATAGCTTCTACAGGTGACGTTAAGTATGCTGCCTTTGCATCAAAGACACAGCCAGTATGGGCAGTACAGTTCCACCCAGAGGTTTACCACTCATTGCAGGGTAAGAAGTTGTTGGAGAACTTCGTTGTGAATATCTGTGGTAGCGAGCAGGAGTGGAGTGCAGCTTCATTTGTAGAAAGTGCTGTTCAGGAGATTCGTGAGCAGGTGGGTAACGACCGTGTTATCCTTGGTCTTTCTGGTGGTGTTGACTCTTCTGTTTGTGCAGTATTGCTCAATAAGGCTATCGGTAAGAACCTTACTTGTATCTTCGTAGACCACGGTATGCTCCGTAAGAACGAGTTTACAAAGGTGATGGATGCTTATAAGGGACTTGGACTGAACGTTATCGGCGTTGATGCTTCTGAGCAATTCTTTAAGGATTTGGAAGGTGTTACCGACCCAGAGCAGAAGCGCAAGATTATTGGGCGTGACTTCGTTGAGGTGTTTAATGCTGAGGCTAAGAAGATTACGGATGCTAAGTGGCTTGCACAGGGAACTATTTACCCAGACCGCATAGAGAGTCTGAGTATTACGGGTATGGTTATTAAGAGTCACCATAACGTAGGTGGACTTCCAGAGGAGATGCATCTTCAGCTTTGTGAGCCACTCCGTTGGCTCTTCAAGGACGAGGTTCGCCGTGTAGGTTATGAGCTTGGAATGCCAGAACGCCTTATCAAGCGTCATCCATTCCCTGGTCCTGGTCTTGCTGTTCGTATTTTGGGTGACATCACTCGTGATAAAGTTCGTATCCTTCAGGATGCTGACGATATATATATTGAGAAGATGCACGACTATACTATGCCAGATGGTACAAGTCTTTACGATCATGTTTGGCAGGCTGGTACCGTATTACTCTCTACGATTCGTTCAGTAGGAGTGATGGGTGATGAGCGTACTTACGAGCATCCAGTTGCTCTCCGTGCCGTTACATCAATGGACGCAATGACAGCTGACTGGG
- a CDS encoding nucleotidyltransferase family protein, producing the protein MQAMIFAAGLGTRLKPLTDTMPKALVRVGGAPLLEHVIRRLIDAGCSRMVVNVHHFANQIIDYLDAHNYGVDIYVSDETEQLLDTGGGIKRAASLFDQHQPVLIHNVDILSNVDLAAFYRHALETKADALLLVSRRVTQRYLVFDSNMRLVGWTNVATGEVNSPHAEIRQLHFVSPTEEESSYYQNNCYLCAFSGIHVLAPSALQAVEAVDKDKFPIMEFYLNNCDKLDIRGELQTDLHLLDVGKLDSLQAAEDFIANSEYQNSKTEN; encoded by the coding sequence ATGCAGGCAATGATTTTTGCAGCCGGACTCGGTACCCGTTTGAAACCGCTTACTGACACAATGCCAAAAGCGTTGGTAAGGGTGGGAGGTGCGCCACTGCTTGAGCATGTAATCAGGAGATTAATAGATGCTGGATGCAGTCGTATGGTTGTTAATGTACATCATTTTGCAAACCAGATAATAGACTATTTGGATGCACACAACTATGGTGTGGATATCTATGTGTCTGATGAAACAGAGCAGCTCCTTGACACCGGTGGTGGTATCAAGCGAGCTGCTTCGCTTTTTGATCAGCATCAGCCAGTGCTGATTCACAATGTTGACATATTAAGTAATGTGGATTTAGCTGCTTTCTATCGCCATGCTTTAGAAACAAAGGCAGATGCTCTGCTGTTGGTAAGCCGTCGTGTCACTCAGCGTTACTTAGTATTCGATAGCAATATGCGCTTGGTGGGCTGGACAAATGTGGCTACAGGTGAGGTGAATTCACCTCATGCCGAGATACGTCAGTTGCATTTTGTCTCACCAACAGAGGAAGAAAGTTCTTATTATCAGAACAACTGTTACCTCTGTGCCTTCTCTGGTATACACGTGTTAGCTCCTTCTGCGCTACAAGCTGTTGAGGCTGTTGATAAGGATAAGTTCCCAATCATGGAGTTCTATCTCAACAACTGCGACAAACTTGATATCCGAGGAGAACTACAAACCGACCTTCATCTACTTGATGTAGGCAAACTCGACAGCTTGCAGGCTGCTGAAGACTTTATTGCAAATTCAGAGTATCAAAACTCCAAGACGGAGAACTGA
- a CDS encoding MGMT family protein — protein sequence MAVDIEEFRKEVYNVVASIPSGRVLSYGQIAWLVGCPRHARLVGKVLHDVSEVEHLPCHRVVNGNGRTASCWKEQRGLLEAEGITFRANGCVDMRKWQWKLEE from the coding sequence ATGGCTGTAGATATAGAAGAATTTCGCAAAGAGGTCTATAACGTTGTGGCATCAATCCCGAGCGGTCGTGTACTGAGTTATGGACAGATAGCATGGCTTGTAGGCTGTCCTCGTCATGCTCGTTTGGTTGGAAAAGTACTACATGATGTCTCTGAAGTAGAACATTTGCCATGTCATCGAGTCGTTAATGGTAACGGACGTACAGCCTCTTGTTGGAAAGAACAGCGCGGTTTGTTGGAAGCAGAAGGGATAACCTTCCGTGCAAATGGCTGTGTAGATATGAGAAAATGGCAATGGAAACTGGAGGAGTAA
- a CDS encoding glutathione peroxidase has translation MATVYDFNLKDKKGNEVSLETYKGKVLLIVNTATGCGFTPQYEELEAMYRSLKEKGLEILDIPCDQFGHQAPGTDEEIHEFCTAKFGTDFPQFKKSDVNGANELPLYTWLKSEKGYAGGAYEEKLAAIMEDLYNKANTEPRKQNDIQWNFTKFLVNRNGEVVARFEPTVDLKEVQKAVEAVL, from the coding sequence ATGGCAACAGTTTATGATTTCAATTTGAAAGATAAGAAAGGTAACGAGGTAAGTCTCGAGACATATAAGGGTAAGGTACTTCTTATCGTAAATACAGCGACAGGTTGTGGCTTCACTCCACAGTATGAGGAGTTGGAGGCAATGTATCGCAGTCTGAAGGAGAAGGGTCTTGAGATTCTCGATATTCCATGTGACCAGTTCGGTCATCAGGCTCCTGGTACAGACGAGGAGATTCACGAGTTCTGTACAGCAAAGTTTGGTACTGACTTCCCACAGTTCAAGAAGAGCGATGTGAACGGTGCTAACGAGCTCCCTCTCTATACATGGTTGAAGAGTGAGAAGGGCTATGCTGGCGGTGCATACGAGGAGAAGTTGGCTGCTATCATGGAAGACCTTTACAACAAGGCAAACACAGAGCCACGCAAGCAGAACGACATCCAGTGGAACTTCACAAAGTTCCTCGTTAACCGCAATGGTGAGGTTGTTGCACGCTTCGAGCCTACAGTAGACCTCAAGGAGGTTCAGAAAGCTGTTGAGGCTGTGCTTTAA
- a CDS encoding DoxX family protein has product MNKVKMIFRLLLGAFMTYAGVSHLTFNRLKFVAQVPMWLRFSEGFTDFVVLSSGVVEIALGLSMLFLCKHKAVVGALLALFFVLIFPGNLNQYFYHIDSFGLNTDTARLIRLFFQPVLIAWALWSTGGWQVCKQWMSRLRK; this is encoded by the coding sequence ATGAACAAAGTGAAGATGATATTCCGCCTCCTTTTAGGAGCATTTATGACTTATGCAGGTGTTTCTCACCTAACGTTTAACCGATTGAAGTTTGTGGCACAGGTGCCTATGTGGCTTCGGTTCTCAGAAGGGTTTACAGATTTTGTGGTACTTTCTTCGGGCGTAGTAGAGATTGCTTTAGGATTGAGTATGCTATTCTTGTGTAAGCATAAGGCGGTTGTAGGAGCGTTGCTCGCCCTCTTCTTTGTACTCATCTTCCCTGGAAACCTCAATCAATATTTCTATCATATTGATTCATTCGGTTTGAATACTGATACTGCACGTCTTATCCGACTATTCTTCCAGCCTGTACTGATAGCATGGGCATTGTGGTCTACTGGTGGTTGGCAGGTTTGCAAGCAGTGGATGTCGAGATTAAGAAAATAA
- a CDS encoding transposase — protein MKLCKAAFSAEDGAKLNKSIQTNVMEMLFLLMVIPRKCNFTQMGRYGKRGEQCYRQTAERSVNWLEINMWLSAFAFKQGKGLNAIVIDPSFIKKAGKHTPYVGTFWSGCAGAVKHGLEILGIGVIDVDLHECMMLKAVQTTLEKGEEKKEMSLYDWYTKVLEDDKVTLQRICKVLVADSAFSKRPFIDKVMKMGFHVVSRLRHDAALFYTWDGEPTGKPGRPRIKGDKIDVRNIDISKGNELDLGETKGKAYALKAWCKSLHRVVSIVIHELPNGVRRLYFSTDESMSGRDVMEYYTTRFQEEFCFRDAKQFLGLTDCQARDKRKLEFAFNSSFTALNVTKIMCKELGTSIGRLKAQMVNAYYAQRIIDVFEKNPNTPLNKERINDIFSFAADAA, from the coding sequence ATGAAGCTCTGCAAAGCAGCATTTAGTGCTGAAGATGGAGCAAAGTTAAACAAAAGTATTCAAACAAACGTCATGGAAATGCTTTTTCTTTTGATGGTCATCCCAAGGAAATGTAATTTTACGCAGATGGGACGCTATGGAAAGCGTGGCGAACAATGCTATCGGCAGACGGCAGAGCGCAGCGTGAACTGGCTCGAAATAAATATGTGGCTGAGTGCTTTCGCCTTCAAGCAGGGTAAAGGGCTCAATGCCATCGTTATTGATCCAAGCTTCATCAAGAAGGCTGGGAAGCATACCCCATACGTGGGTACGTTTTGGTCGGGCTGTGCAGGTGCGGTAAAGCACGGTCTTGAGATCCTCGGCATCGGTGTGATAGACGTGGACTTGCATGAGTGTATGATGCTCAAGGCTGTGCAGACCACATTGGAAAAAGGGGAGGAGAAAAAAGAGATGAGTCTATACGACTGGTATACCAAGGTGTTGGAGGACGACAAGGTAACTTTACAGCGTATTTGCAAGGTTCTTGTCGCTGACTCAGCCTTCTCCAAAAGACCTTTCATCGACAAGGTAATGAAGATGGGCTTCCATGTTGTGAGCCGCTTGCGTCATGACGCAGCCTTGTTCTACACATGGGATGGGGAACCCACGGGAAAGCCCGGCCGTCCTCGTATCAAAGGTGACAAGATTGACGTAAGGAACATCGACATATCCAAAGGCAATGAGCTTGATTTAGGAGAGACCAAAGGCAAAGCCTATGCGCTCAAGGCGTGGTGCAAGTCCTTGCATAGGGTCGTGTCGATTGTCATCCACGAGTTGCCCAACGGTGTCCGCCGTTTGTACTTCTCTACGGATGAGAGCATGAGTGGACGCGATGTGATGGAGTACTATACCACACGTTTCCAAGAGGAGTTTTGCTTTCGCGACGCAAAGCAATTCCTCGGTCTTACCGATTGTCAGGCACGCGACAAGAGAAAACTTGAATTTGCTTTCAACTCTTCATTCACAGCACTCAATGTGACCAAAATCATGTGCAAGGAACTTGGCACGTCCATCGGTCGACTTAAAGCGCAGATGGTCAATGCCTACTATGCACAACGAATTATTGACGTGTTCGAGAAGAACCCGAACACGCCATTAAATAAAGAAAGGATAAATGATATATTTAGTTTCGCTGCTGATGCAGCATAA
- a CDS encoding HNH endonuclease family protein, translating into MMTIKQIEVTVGDIARGYINSEEQGVRGYGGQLDIRPPYQREFIYNEKEQQAVISTVLKGYPLNVMYWVRRSEDAECPYEVMDGQQRTLSLCEYVDGKFAYDFKNFFNQPADIQKLILDYPLTIYLCEGEPSEKLEWFKTINIAGKPLNEQEINNAVYAGPFVTDAKRHFSKSNCGAYRLGKDLVNGTPIRQEFLKKALEWMAEHETREGKPQSVVGYMAEHQHDPNANNLWTYFQNVLNWTITNFDLKKFKKIMKGLNWALYYDKYHSTTLDTADLASRISKLILDSDVQKQVGIIPYVLTGDERHLDLRCFPDDIKRAVWEKQHHICPSCQKEFDYEFMEGDHITPWREGGRTVIENCQMLCRECNRRKGGR; encoded by the coding sequence ATGATGACAATCAAACAAATAGAGGTAACAGTAGGTGATATAGCACGTGGTTACATTAATAGCGAGGAGCAGGGTGTGCGTGGTTATGGTGGACAATTGGACATTCGCCCACCTTATCAACGTGAGTTTATATATAATGAGAAAGAACAACAAGCTGTAATATCAACAGTCTTAAAAGGCTACCCACTGAATGTAATGTATTGGGTAAGGCGTAGTGAGGATGCAGAATGCCCTTATGAAGTGATGGATGGTCAGCAAAGAACGCTCTCACTCTGTGAGTATGTTGACGGGAAGTTTGCTTATGATTTCAAAAACTTTTTCAATCAACCAGCAGATATACAGAAACTTATCCTCGATTATCCGTTGACTATCTACCTTTGTGAGGGTGAACCCTCTGAGAAGTTAGAATGGTTCAAGACAATAAACATCGCTGGTAAGCCCCTAAACGAGCAGGAGATAAATAATGCTGTCTATGCTGGTCCGTTTGTTACGGATGCTAAACGCCATTTCTCTAAGTCAAACTGTGGTGCATATCGTTTGGGAAAAGACTTGGTTAATGGTACGCCAATTCGGCAAGAGTTCTTGAAGAAGGCACTGGAATGGATGGCAGAACACGAAACAAGAGAAGGAAAGCCGCAGTCTGTGGTCGGTTATATGGCGGAACATCAGCATGACCCAAATGCAAATAATCTTTGGACTTACTTTCAGAATGTACTCAATTGGACTATAACAAACTTTGATTTGAAGAAGTTTAAAAAGATTATGAAGGGTCTTAATTGGGCTTTATACTATGATAAATATCACAGTACAACTCTTGATACAGCAGACTTAGCCAGCAGAATTTCTAAACTGATTCTTGATAGTGATGTACAGAAACAAGTGGGTATAATTCCTTATGTGCTGACAGGAGATGAGCGTCACCTTGATTTGCGTTGTTTTCCAGATGATATTAAACGTGCTGTGTGGGAAAAGCAACATCATATTTGTCCGTCTTGTCAAAAAGAGTTTGATTATGAGTTTATGGAGGGTGACCATATTACTCCATGGCGTGAAGGCGGAAGAACTGTGATAGAAAACTGTCAGATGTTATGCCGTGAGTGTAATAGGCGGAAAGGAGGACGATAG
- a CDS encoding adenine-specific methyltransferase EcoRI family protein — MANKNLNAAKTAKKDEFYTQLSDIERELQHYWKHFRGKTVLCNCDDPYESNFFKYFALRFNQLGLKKLICTCYNGSPMQGNELVFRFDDADSEPQKVAYKMEVTEVKDMNGDGAVDLSDVRYLLMNDKNVMSILQTGDFRSPECVALLKEADIVVSNPPFSLFREYIGQLMAYDKKFIIVGHQNAITYKEVFPLIKENKLWLGYGFKGGATHFYSPYEDTATAGNHKEDRIRVSGVNWFTNLEIPKRNEELDLVCRYSPEEYPKYDNYDAINVGRTQDIPMDYKGLMGVPITFLDKYNPNQFEIIWQASGNTRASAPKEVLEIMGYTNHKEDRGGCGVVNGKRQYSRIIIRNKRL, encoded by the coding sequence ATGGCAAATAAAAACCTAAATGCTGCAAAGACAGCTAAAAAAGACGAGTTTTATACGCAGTTGAGCGATATAGAACGAGAATTACAACATTATTGGAAACACTTCCGTGGAAAGACAGTGCTCTGTAATTGTGATGACCCTTACGAGAGTAACTTCTTTAAATACTTTGCTTTACGCTTTAATCAGTTAGGATTAAAGAAACTTATCTGCACCTGTTATAATGGCTCTCCAATGCAAGGTAACGAGTTGGTGTTCCGTTTTGATGATGCAGACTCCGAGCCACAGAAAGTTGCTTATAAGATGGAAGTAACCGAAGTGAAGGATATGAATGGGGATGGGGCAGTTGATTTATCCGATGTTCGCTACCTTTTAATGAATGATAAGAATGTGATGTCTATTCTGCAGACTGGTGATTTCCGCTCACCTGAGTGTGTTGCTCTTTTAAAGGAAGCTGATATCGTTGTTTCTAATCCGCCTTTCTCTTTATTCCGAGAGTATATAGGACAGTTAATGGCTTACGATAAGAAGTTTATTATTGTGGGGCATCAGAATGCTATTACGTATAAGGAAGTGTTCCCACTCATCAAAGAGAATAAGCTATGGTTAGGTTATGGATTCAAAGGAGGAGCAACTCATTTCTATTCACCGTATGAAGATACAGCGACGGCTGGTAATCATAAAGAAGACCGAATACGTGTGTCTGGGGTCAATTGGTTTACTAACTTGGAAATACCCAAGCGCAATGAAGAGTTAGATTTAGTATGTCGCTATTCACCAGAGGAGTATCCAAAGTATGATAACTATGATGCTATTAATGTTGGACGTACTCAAGATATTCCCATGGATTATAAAGGGTTAATGGGAGTTCCTATAACTTTTCTCGATAAGTATAATCCAAATCAGTTTGAAATTATTTGGCAAGCAAGTGGGAATACACGTGCTTCTGCTCCCAAGGAAGTATTAGAAATAATGGGTTATACTAATCATAAAGAAGATCGAGGCGGTTGTGGAGTCGTTAATGGTAAACGGCAATATAGTAGAATAATTATTCGTAATAAACGTCTTTAA
- the rlmN gene encoding 23S rRNA (adenine(2503)-C(2))-methyltransferase RlmN gives MESAKKYLLGMTLGELKEVAKSLGMPAFTGGQIAKWLYTQHVKSIDEMTNISKANREKLAAEYAIGCKEPIDAQHSKDGTIKYLFPTDSGKFVETVYIPDEDHATLCVSSQVGCKMNCLFCQTGKQGFEGSLSATDILNQIYSLPERDKLTNIVFMGQGEPMDNLDNVLRTTEIMTADFGYGWSPKRITVSSVGVKGKLKRFLDESDCHVAISMHTPLHEQRSELMPAEKGMSIDSIIELLSNYDFSHQRRLSFEYIVFKDFNDSEEHAKAIVQLLKGLDCRMNLIRFHPIPNIPLQGVDDHRMEKFRNYLTQHGVFTTIRASRGQDIFAACGLLSTAKKIEEERGRGKK, from the coding sequence ATGGAAAGTGCAAAGAAGTATTTGTTGGGAATGACACTTGGAGAGTTGAAAGAGGTTGCCAAGTCGCTCGGAATGCCAGCTTTTACAGGCGGACAGATAGCCAAATGGCTCTATACACAGCATGTGAAAAGTATTGATGAGATGACGAACATCTCAAAAGCAAACAGAGAGAAACTCGCTGCTGAATATGCTATTGGCTGCAAAGAGCCTATCGATGCACAACATTCTAAAGACGGAACTATCAAATATCTCTTCCCTACTGACAGCGGTAAGTTTGTTGAAACGGTATATATTCCAGACGAAGACCATGCTACACTCTGTGTTTCTTCACAAGTAGGATGTAAGATGAACTGCCTCTTCTGCCAGACAGGAAAGCAGGGTTTCGAAGGTAGTCTTTCAGCTACAGATATTCTTAATCAGATTTATTCCCTCCCAGAACGTGATAAATTGACGAATATCGTCTTCATGGGTCAGGGTGAGCCAATGGATAACCTTGATAACGTACTGCGCACCACAGAGATTATGACTGCTGACTTTGGTTACGGATGGTCACCAAAGCGAATCACAGTAAGCAGTGTGGGTGTCAAAGGAAAGCTAAAACGATTCCTTGATGAGAGCGACTGCCACGTTGCTATCAGTATGCACACCCCTTTACACGAGCAACGTTCGGAGTTGATGCCAGCAGAAAAAGGAATGTCTATTGATAGTATTATCGAGTTACTCAGCAATTACGACTTCTCTCATCAGCGCCGTCTATCATTCGAATATATTGTCTTCAAGGATTTCAACGACAGCGAGGAACATGCCAAGGCTATCGTACAACTACTCAAAGGATTGGACTGCCGAATGAATCTTATTCGCTTCCATCCTATCCCTAATATCCCATTGCAGGGTGTTGATGACCACAGAATGGAGAAATTCAGAAACTATCTAACACAACATGGAGTCTTCACAACTATCCGTGCCAGTCGTGGACAGGATATCTTTGCAGCCTGCGGTCTGCTCTCAACAGCAAAGAAGATAGAAGAAGAAAGAGGGAGAGGGAAAAAGTAA
- a CDS encoding PdxA family dehydrogenase, translated as MNDNKRVRVAITHGDTNGIGYELIFKTFAEPEMLELCTPIIYGSPKVATYHRNALDIEANFTIIKDASEAQNGRLNLLPVFDDEIKVDLGVASEESGIAGLRAVDKALEDYRQGLFDVLVTAPIDNNEHFHFSGQSRYIEDHMESEEQGLSILINDGLRVALATRNLPLRQVAESISKASIVNNASALFKSLRRDFRLSCPRIAVLGLNPKAGDNGLLGSEEHEIILPAIDELVENGIQAFGPYPADTFFGCNNTEHFDGILAMYYEQGLAPFRTLSVSHGIIYTAGLPLVRTSAEIPNSLSLAGKGTIDELPFRHAIYLAIDIFRNRAEYDAPMGNPLPKLYKERRDESDKVRFAIPRKREDRIPNNGENRNTKETH; from the coding sequence ATGAACGATAATAAAAGAGTCCGCGTAGCAATCACACACGGAGATACCAACGGCATTGGATATGAGCTTATCTTTAAGACCTTTGCCGAACCAGAGATGCTGGAGCTTTGTACGCCTATCATCTATGGTTCGCCTAAAGTAGCCACCTATCATCGTAATGCACTTGACATAGAAGCTAACTTCACTATCATCAAAGATGCATCAGAAGCACAGAACGGACGACTCAACCTGCTCCCTGTATTTGATGACGAAATTAAGGTTGATTTGGGCGTTGCCTCAGAGGAGTCTGGTATTGCTGGATTACGTGCTGTAGACAAGGCCTTAGAGGACTATCGCCAAGGACTATTTGACGTTCTCGTTACAGCTCCTATTGACAATAATGAGCACTTCCACTTCAGCGGTCAAAGCCGTTACATCGAAGATCACATGGAATCAGAGGAGCAAGGCTTATCAATCTTGATTAACGATGGATTGCGTGTTGCCCTTGCTACACGTAATCTCCCACTGCGCCAAGTAGCAGAATCAATATCAAAGGCAAGTATTGTTAATAATGCGAGTGCACTCTTTAAGAGTCTTCGCCGTGACTTCCGCCTTTCTTGTCCACGCATTGCAGTGCTTGGCTTGAACCCTAAAGCTGGCGACAACGGTTTGTTAGGCTCTGAAGAACATGAGATAATCTTGCCAGCTATTGACGAACTTGTTGAGAATGGCATACAAGCCTTTGGTCCTTACCCTGCCGATACATTCTTTGGGTGCAATAACACAGAGCATTTTGATGGTATCTTGGCAATGTATTACGAACAAGGGCTTGCTCCTTTCCGTACGCTTTCTGTATCTCATGGTATCATTTACACAGCAGGATTGCCACTCGTTCGCACCTCTGCAGAAATTCCTAATAGCCTTTCATTAGCAGGAAAGGGTACTATTGACGAACTACCATTCCGTCATGCAATCTACCTTGCTATCGACATCTTCCGCAATCGTGCAGAATATGATGCACCAATGGGCAATCCACTTCCAAAGCTTTACAAGGAAAGAAGGGACGAAAGCGACAAGGTGCGCTTTGCTATTCCACGTAAGCGTGAGGATCGCATACCAAACAATGGTGAAAACCGTAATACGAAAGAGACACACTAA